The proteins below are encoded in one region of Podarcis raffonei isolate rPodRaf1 chromosome 8, rPodRaf1.pri, whole genome shotgun sequence:
- the PAFAH2 gene encoding platelet-activating factor acetylhydrolase 2, cytoplasmic, translated as MGVSQSLGLPRGKGAFPVGCTDVMVGQTPKGLFFRLFYPCIQQDGAEQPFWIPRYEYYYGISDYLNMNRKWCAPLLSVTFGSCKIPVSWDAPFKPCSHKYPLIIFSHGLGAFRTVYSAICVEMASRGFVVMALEHRDHSASATYFCKLDPETPDFPEAQIREEWLSYQGVPKGQKEFRFRNPQLHQRANECIRGLKLIRSIDTGKDVVNLLHTDFDLSVLKDNVDLSKVSVMGHSFGGTTAVLALVKEAQFKCAVALDAWMFPLENSVYPKVTKPVLFVNTESFQTAESVAKMKKISAVSKETKVITILGTVHQSQTDFTFLAGNLVNKVFRTRGTIDPYQALDITSQASLAFLQKHLQLKEDFDRWDSLLEGVGDSVVPDSPLQKSSL; from the exons aTGGGGGTCAGCCAGTCCCTGGGGTTGCCTCGTGGGAAGGGAGCCTTCCCGGTGGGCTGCACGGATGTCATGGTGGGGCAGACGCCAAAG GGCCTCTTCTTCCGCTTATTTTACCCCTGCATCCAGCAGGATGGGGCAGAACAGCCCTTTTGGATCCCTCGCTATGAGTACTACTATGGAATCTCTGACTACCTGAACATGAACAGGAAATGGTGCGCCCCACTGCTCAGCGTGACTTTCG GTTCATGCAAGATCCCTGTGAGCTGGGATGCTCCTTTTAAACCATGTTCCCACAAGTATCCGTTGATCATATTCTCCCATGGATTAGGAGCCTTTCG AACTGTGTACTCTGCCATCTGTGTTGAAATGGCTTCGCGTGGTTTTGTGGTGATGGCGCTTGAGCACAG AGACCATTCTGCCTCTGCCACTTACTTTTGCAAGTTGGATCCTGAAACGCCAGACTTCCCTGAGGCTCAGATACGGGAAGAATGGCTCTCGTATCAAGGGGTGCCGAAAGGCCAGAAGGAGTTTCGCTTCCGAAACCCACAG CTTCATCAAAGAGCAAACGAATGCATACGAGGACTTAAGTTGATCCGGAGTATCGATACCGGCAAGGATGTCGTCAACCTCTTGCACACAGATTTTGATCTGTCTGTGCTGAAG GACAACGTGGATTTGTCCAAAGTCTCCGTCATGGGCCACTCTTTTGGAGGAACGACGGCTGTGCTGGCTCTTGTTAAAGAAGCCCAGTTTAA GTGTGCTGTTGCCCTCGATGCCTGGATGTTCCCTTTGGAGAACTCTGTCTACCCGAAAGTGACCAAGCCGGTGCTTTTTGTCAACACTGAGTCCTTCCAGACTGCGGAGAGCGTGGCCAAAATGAAAAAGATCAGTGCTGTGAGCAAGGAAACCAAGGTTATAACCATCCT GGGTACAGTCCACCAGAGTCAGACGGATTTCACCTTCCTTGCGGGGAACCTCGTGAACAAAGTCTTCAGAACCAGAGGCACCATCGACCCCTACCAGGCCCTTGACATCACCAGCCAGGCCTCTCTTGCCTTCCTGCAGAAACACCTCC AGCTGAAAGAAGATTTTGATCGGTGGGATAGTCTTCTGGAAGGCGTTGGTGATTCTGTAGTTCCGGACAGCCCTTTGCAGAAGTCCAGCCTCTAG